The following proteins are co-located in the Herpetosiphon gulosus genome:
- a CDS encoding glutaredoxin family protein, with protein sequence MMNWQLYMRPGCHLCDEAEHWLEALAQEFQAQLVCINILDDVAVYERYKYKIPVLQIAAQSWYYPFNETTIRNALNSIPNPDQGV encoded by the coding sequence ATGATGAACTGGCAGCTTTATATGCGTCCCGGGTGTCACTTATGCGACGAAGCCGAGCATTGGCTTGAAGCGCTAGCGCAGGAGTTTCAAGCTCAGCTTGTGTGTATCAATATTCTTGATGATGTAGCAGTGTATGAGCGTTATAAGTATAAGATACCTGTGCTGCAAATTGCAGCCCAATCTTGGTACTATCCGTTCAATGAGACTACCATTCGCAATGCACTCAACTCTATACCCAATCCAGATCAAGGAGTTTAA
- a CDS encoding alpha/beta fold hydrolase, with translation MPPIDVRGRSLMYDDGGDGEVVLCIHGFPFNRSMWDEARLALASRYRVLSPDLRGFGESSGSESWTLDDQANDLIELLDHLAIDRVAVLGLSMGGYIALNLARRYPERLWAMVLIDTKATSDNYDAKQNRLKTAETALREGAAPIAAQMLPKLLSPANAEDQRLIERLNGMMLTTNPKTIASAAHAMASRPDSTPYLSTMALPSLVIVGNDDQITTPNDAHAMVAALPHASLVTIPDAGHMSVLEQPEITYGAIRVFLDQAQQG, from the coding sequence ATGCCGCCGATTGACGTTCGTGGTCGTAGTTTGATGTACGATGATGGTGGTGATGGCGAGGTGGTGTTGTGTATTCATGGCTTTCCATTCAATCGTTCGATGTGGGATGAAGCGCGATTGGCCTTGGCTAGCCGCTATCGGGTGCTTAGCCCCGATTTGCGCGGCTTTGGCGAATCGAGTGGCAGCGAGAGTTGGACGCTTGACGATCAAGCCAACGATTTAATTGAATTATTGGATCATTTGGCGATTGATCGGGTGGCAGTGCTTGGTTTATCAATGGGTGGTTATATTGCGCTGAATTTGGCGCGACGCTATCCTGAGCGTTTGTGGGCAATGGTGTTGATCGATACCAAAGCTACATCTGACAATTATGATGCCAAGCAAAATCGTTTGAAAACCGCTGAGACCGCTCTCCGCGAAGGGGCGGCCCCGATTGCTGCCCAAATGTTACCTAAATTGCTAAGCCCAGCCAATGCCGAGGATCAGCGTTTAATCGAGCGGCTCAACGGCATGATGCTCACGACCAATCCTAAAACGATTGCCAGTGCGGCTCATGCCATGGCCAGTCGCCCTGATTCAACACCGTATCTTTCGACCATGGCGCTACCAAGCCTTGTAATCGTTGGCAACGACGACCAAATTACCACGCCCAACGATGCCCATGCCATGGTCGCTGCCTTGCCGCACGCCAGTTTAGTGACAATTCCCGATGCTGGACATATGAGCGTTTTGGAGCAACCAGAAATTACCTATGGTGCGATTCGGGTCTTTTTGGATCAGGCTCAACAAGGTTGA
- a CDS encoding carbonic anhydrase has protein sequence MDVRKLSRRQFLGVSGVATLGLLAGCEVGETSKPAATAEPTEFNADSALQMLKDGNARFVTNLTVDPNQDPNRRTTTAKGQNPFATIVGCVDSRVGPEVVFDRGIGDLFVVRTAGQVIDDVVIGSIEFGTAELGIPLVMVLGHQKCGAVTATIESVEKNEPAPDQIAAIVEHIRPAVEAVKASGQEPSDLVDAVVRENTKLTVAALKAAPLLAQMESEGKVRIIGGYYHLDSGTVEFF, from the coding sequence ATGGATGTGCGCAAACTATCGCGACGACAATTTTTAGGTGTGTCGGGAGTTGCGACGTTAGGTTTATTGGCTGGTTGCGAAGTAGGCGAAACAAGCAAGCCTGCGGCAACCGCCGAGCCAACTGAATTTAACGCCGATAGTGCTTTACAAATGCTCAAAGATGGCAATGCCCGCTTTGTGACCAATCTTACGGTTGACCCCAACCAAGATCCTAATCGCCGGACAACTACTGCCAAAGGCCAAAACCCCTTTGCCACGATTGTTGGCTGTGTCGATTCGCGGGTTGGGCCAGAAGTGGTGTTTGATCGTGGGATTGGCGATTTGTTTGTGGTGCGCACGGCTGGCCAAGTTATTGACGACGTGGTAATTGGTAGCATCGAATTTGGAACTGCTGAGTTGGGCATTCCCTTAGTGATGGTTTTGGGCCATCAAAAATGTGGAGCGGTAACTGCCACGATCGAATCGGTTGAGAAAAACGAGCCTGCGCCCGACCAAATTGCCGCAATCGTTGAGCACATTCGGCCTGCGGTTGAGGCCGTCAAGGCTTCGGGTCAAGAACCAAGCGATTTAGTCGATGCGGTTGTGCGCGAAAATACCAAATTGACCGTAGCTGCCTTGAAAGCAGCACCATTGTTGGCCCAAATGGAGTCTGAAGGCAAAGTTCGCATTATCGGCGGCTACTACCATTTAGATAGCGGCACAGTCGAATTTTTCTAG
- a CDS encoding carbonic anhydrase, protein MAPPVVLPDLQTLTVDAAAALAYLLAGNARFVANLPLEPHHDSLYRQQLTQGQHPFAMILGCVDSRVIPELLFDCGFGDLLVIRTAGHAIDEVTVGSIEFGADVLEIPLLVVLGHEHCGAVRATINMLDQHQTAPDRIAVLVEHLRPAVDEIDIHAPDRLDAAIRANVVHTVTELQQIPLLAQREQAGLLRIVGAYYSLVSGAVELLTTPLD, encoded by the coding sequence ATGGCTCCACCTGTTGTTTTGCCAGATCTGCAAACATTGACCGTTGATGCGGCGGCGGCGCTGGCCTATTTGCTAGCTGGCAATGCCCGTTTCGTCGCCAACCTCCCACTCGAACCTCATCACGATAGTTTATATCGCCAACAACTAACCCAAGGCCAACATCCATTTGCCATGATCCTCGGCTGCGTCGATTCACGAGTGATTCCCGAATTATTGTTTGATTGTGGCTTTGGCGATTTGTTAGTGATTCGCACCGCTGGCCATGCGATCGATGAAGTAACCGTTGGCAGCATTGAATTTGGCGCTGATGTGCTGGAAATTCCGTTGCTGGTGGTGCTTGGCCATGAGCATTGCGGGGCAGTTCGCGCCACAATTAACATGCTTGATCAGCATCAAACTGCACCCGATCGAATTGCTGTGTTAGTTGAGCATCTGCGCCCAGCCGTTGATGAAATTGATATTCATGCTCCCGACCGCTTGGATGCAGCGATTCGGGCAAATGTGGTGCATACTGTGACTGAGTTGCAGCAAATACCATTATTAGCTCAGCGTGAGCAAGCGGGCCTATTGAGGATTGTAGGGGCGTATTATAGTTTGGTGAGTGGCGCAGTCGAATTATTGACTACGCCACTTGATTAA